A single window of Silurus meridionalis isolate SWU-2019-XX chromosome 11, ASM1480568v1, whole genome shotgun sequence DNA harbors:
- the rnft1 gene encoding E3 ubiquitin-protein ligase RNFT1 isoform X2 translates to MAASHESSRELTPKESAGMSTELSSQDGTDMSLTLQPELMMNSGISNNVENMEGRVPICSSLSGEESSTGSASRRLRPTGHSHSRSHSRSHSHTHAEADRSHSDHDAGEPTSSIAELRYLFCWVQKSFPFIIIICSKLILQHALGMAVGLGLFITFLYANKNIQGQVFLQDRRSKLQCLWLLSFLMASSLLFYYTFKTDSLYYCLILMNPHVEPMDFWDVLWIVGVTSFIVKFLIMGLKCLVLLLPACVMVYRRRGQWYMFIEELGQFYQVIAPVPPWFYYLLRSQKVESSVGVTLDILLALFYIILKLLELFTHVGSLQTTVQMFLSYEVNGAPATQSQCSGAGDLCLICQSKFKQPRVLLCQHIFCEDCMVVWFNQEKTCPLCRTTITDRVHKWKGGATSAYLQIY, encoded by the exons AT ggCAGCCTCTCATGAGTCCAGTAGAGAACTGACTCCGAAGGAATCAGCTGGAATGTCGACTGAATTGAGCTCTCAGGATGGCACTGATATGTCACTCACTTTACAACCTGAGCTCATGATGAATTCAGGAATATCCAACAATGTGGAGAACATGGAAGGCAGAGTCCCCATATGCAGCTCATTATCAGGAGAAGAAAGCAGTACTGGCTCTGCTTCCCGCCGGCTTAGACCTACAGGCCACAGCCACTCTCGCTCCCACAGCCGTAGCCACTCTCACACGCATGCTGAGGCTGACCGATCACACTCGGACCATGACGCGGGGGAACCCACTTCTTCAATCGCAGAATTGCGCTACCTCTTTTGCTGGGTGCAGAAAAGTTTCCcttttatcattatcatttgtTCAAAACTGATTTTACAGCATGCTTTGG GGATGGCTGTAGGACTTGGTCTCTTTATAACATTCctgtatgcaaataaaaatatccaGGGACAAGTTTTTCTCCAG GATCGTCGGTCGAAGCTTCAGTGTTTATGGCTtctgtccttcctgatggcctCCTCCCTACTTTTCTATTACACATTTAAGACAGATTCACTTTATTACTG CCTCATCCTTATGAACCCCCATGTTGAGCCTATGGATTTCTGGGATGTTTTATGGATTGTGGGAGTGACCAGTTTCATTGTGAAATTTCTCATTATGGGATTAAAGTGCctagttcttcttcttcctgcCTGTGTCATGGTGTACAGGAGACGA GGTCAATGGTATATGTTCATAGAAGAACTTGGGCAGTTTTATCAAGTAATTGCCCCTGTGCCTCCCTGGTTCTACTACCTGCTTAGATCCCAAAAGGTTGAAAGCTCTGTAGGAGTTACCCTTGATATTCTGTTAGCTTTGTTTTACATAATTCTGAAG CTTTTGGAACTTTTCACTCACGTGGGATCCCTGCAGACCACAGTACAGATGTTTCTCAGTTATGAG GTGAACGGAGCACCTGCAACTCAGTCCCAGTGCAGTGGTGCTGGAGACCTTTGTCTTATCTGTCAATCCAAGTTTAAGCAACCTCGAGTTCTCTTGTGTCAA CACATCTTCTGTGAGGATTGTATGGTGGTTTGGTTCAATCAAGAAAAGACCTGCCCTCTCTGCCGGACCACGATTACTGATAGGGTTCACAAATGGAAAGGTGGTGCAACATCAGCTTATTTACAAATCtactga
- the rnft1 gene encoding E3 ubiquitin-protein ligase RNFT1 isoform X1 → MKLRLQYGRAASHESSRELTPKESAGMSTELSSQDGTDMSLTLQPELMMNSGISNNVENMEGRVPICSSLSGEESSTGSASRRLRPTGHSHSRSHSRSHSHTHAEADRSHSDHDAGEPTSSIAELRYLFCWVQKSFPFIIIICSKLILQHALGMAVGLGLFITFLYANKNIQGQVFLQDRRSKLQCLWLLSFLMASSLLFYYTFKTDSLYYCLILMNPHVEPMDFWDVLWIVGVTSFIVKFLIMGLKCLVLLLPACVMVYRRRGQWYMFIEELGQFYQVIAPVPPWFYYLLRSQKVESSVGVTLDILLALFYIILKLLELFTHVGSLQTTVQMFLSYEVNGAPATQSQCSGAGDLCLICQSKFKQPRVLLCQHIFCEDCMVVWFNQEKTCPLCRTTITDRVHKWKGGATSAYLQIY, encoded by the exons ATGAAGCTCCGGCTGCAGTATGGCAG ggCAGCCTCTCATGAGTCCAGTAGAGAACTGACTCCGAAGGAATCAGCTGGAATGTCGACTGAATTGAGCTCTCAGGATGGCACTGATATGTCACTCACTTTACAACCTGAGCTCATGATGAATTCAGGAATATCCAACAATGTGGAGAACATGGAAGGCAGAGTCCCCATATGCAGCTCATTATCAGGAGAAGAAAGCAGTACTGGCTCTGCTTCCCGCCGGCTTAGACCTACAGGCCACAGCCACTCTCGCTCCCACAGCCGTAGCCACTCTCACACGCATGCTGAGGCTGACCGATCACACTCGGACCATGACGCGGGGGAACCCACTTCTTCAATCGCAGAATTGCGCTACCTCTTTTGCTGGGTGCAGAAAAGTTTCCcttttatcattatcatttgtTCAAAACTGATTTTACAGCATGCTTTGG GGATGGCTGTAGGACTTGGTCTCTTTATAACATTCctgtatgcaaataaaaatatccaGGGACAAGTTTTTCTCCAG GATCGTCGGTCGAAGCTTCAGTGTTTATGGCTtctgtccttcctgatggcctCCTCCCTACTTTTCTATTACACATTTAAGACAGATTCACTTTATTACTG CCTCATCCTTATGAACCCCCATGTTGAGCCTATGGATTTCTGGGATGTTTTATGGATTGTGGGAGTGACCAGTTTCATTGTGAAATTTCTCATTATGGGATTAAAGTGCctagttcttcttcttcctgcCTGTGTCATGGTGTACAGGAGACGA GGTCAATGGTATATGTTCATAGAAGAACTTGGGCAGTTTTATCAAGTAATTGCCCCTGTGCCTCCCTGGTTCTACTACCTGCTTAGATCCCAAAAGGTTGAAAGCTCTGTAGGAGTTACCCTTGATATTCTGTTAGCTTTGTTTTACATAATTCTGAAG CTTTTGGAACTTTTCACTCACGTGGGATCCCTGCAGACCACAGTACAGATGTTTCTCAGTTATGAG GTGAACGGAGCACCTGCAACTCAGTCCCAGTGCAGTGGTGCTGGAGACCTTTGTCTTATCTGTCAATCCAAGTTTAAGCAACCTCGAGTTCTCTTGTGTCAA CACATCTTCTGTGAGGATTGTATGGTGGTTTGGTTCAATCAAGAAAAGACCTGCCCTCTCTGCCGGACCACGATTACTGATAGGGTTCACAAATGGAAAGGTGGTGCAACATCAGCTTATTTACAAATCtactga